A window of the Cuculus canorus isolate bCucCan1 chromosome 3, bCucCan1.pri, whole genome shotgun sequence genome harbors these coding sequences:
- the LEFTY1 gene encoding left-right determination factor 1: MDVRFSQMLCMLCLIITVQAFTQEGFKEKLLKQLGLSEVPKLHKKDLVDLVIPDHIKNKYISMVKRQRVKRRALPSLAGILRGIPGNTEMLYSDTATRQNLVFDMEGRIPKNSEVTMAELKLFKKPLDRAILPAKQSHRSVSNARVSVYWVQQQHDGTNRTSLIDSRLVPLRDSGWKNFDVTQAVHYWLQNNKQEPMFLEVWIEGERVGSHASEMAKAVHFTSQDPKDKALSKPELVLYTLDLEDYGGPGDCKEEVMTRRSTCCRQKHYVDFHKLAWTQSWIIEPAGYQAYQCQGGCLQPSSLLQHFGYGKRSCTVAETASLPVMYLIQRGNRTEVEAAEFPNMIIKKCSCVTDGMVLV, translated from the exons ATGGATGTGAGGTTCTCCCAGATGCTCTGCATGCTCTGCCTGATCATCACGGTCCAAGCATTTACCCAGGAAGGGTTCAAGGAGAAGTTGCTGAAGCAGCTGGGGCTCTCTGAGGTCCCTAAACTCCATAAGAAAGACTTGGTGGATCTGGTTATCCCAGACCACATAAAGAACAAATACATCTCCATGGTGAAGCGCCAGAGGGTGAAGCGCCGAGCTTTGCCAAGTCTGGCTGGCATCCTCAGGGGAATCCCTGGCAACACAG AAATGCTCTACTCTGATACTGCCACACGCCAGAATCTAGTCTTTGACATGGAGGGCAGAATACCTAAAAACAGTGAAGTTACAATGGCTGAACTGAAACTCTTCAAAAAGCCTCTGGACAGAGCAATCCTGCCTGCCAAGCAGTCTCACAGATCTGTCTCCAACGCCAGAGTCAGCGTGTACTGGGTGCAACAGCAGCATGATGGTACCAACAGGACCTCCCTCATAGACTCCAG GCTGGTTCCTCTACGTGACTCGGGTTGGAAGAACTTTGATGTGACACAGGCTGTGCATTACTGGCTGCAAAACAACAAGCAGGAGCCAATGTTCCTGGAGGTCTGGATTGAAGGAGAAAGGGTAGGCAGCCATGCTTCAGAAATGGCCAAAGCTGTGCATTTCACATCTCAGGATCCTAAGGACAAAGCTCTAAGCAAACCTGAACTAGTGCTTTACACCCTCGACTTGGAAGACTATGG GGGCCCTGGGGATTGCAAGGAGGAGGTGATGACGAGGAGGTCCACCTGCTGCCGGCAGAAACACTATGTCGACTTCCACAAGCTTGCCTGGACACAGTCCTGGATCATTGAGCCAGCTGGGTACCAGGCTTACCAGTGTCAGGgaggctgcctgcagccctccAGCCTGCTGCAGCACTTTGGCTATGGAAAGCGTTCCTGCACCGTGGCAGAGACCGCCTCACTCCCTGTGATGTACCTCATCCAGAGGGGCAACCGCACCGAGGTTGAAGCAGCTGAGTTTCCCAACATGATCATCAAGAAGTGCAGCTGTGTTACAGACGGCATGGTACTGGTGTGA
- the SDE2 gene encoding splicing regulator SDE2 produces the protein MGPLVRDPLAARARPLPLLPGVGTVRDLRRHRARAQNIPEESLYVKCNGRLVDDEDLLQDGAVYSVEPRLCGGKGGFGSMLRALGAQIEKTTNREACRDLSGRRLRDVNHEKAMAEWVKQQAEREAEKEQRRLERLQRKLAEPKHFFTNPDYQQQCHEMAERLEDSVLKGLQASSSKIVSPESGDSRKRPGESGKNGTKSQKRKCFWLGLEGLDDRDSSDSDDDNEDDSPYACDRSCPSGSRCNENAGNSNECSSSPVDLVDDSPGTSTTEKLLEQPEGTRRGLQEENHASGQTEIPADENKMTKLLKEEAQEKNEVTEVLKEEEQENVSSKAQETNQIQSTEVEPIDLLAFHSAAEMEALGLDKLKMELMSLGLKCGGTLKERAARLFSVRGLSRDQIDPALFAKPSKGKKK, from the exons ATGGGTCCGCTAGTGCGCGACCCGCTGGCGGCTCGGGCCCGGCCCTTGCCGCTGCTCCCCGGGGTCGGGACGGTGCGCGATCTCCGTCGCCATCGCGCGCGAGCGCAG aaTATCCCTGAAGAGAGCTTGTATGTGAAATGTAATGGGCGACTAGTTGATGACGAAGACCTACTGCAGGATGGAGCTGTTTATAGTGTGGAACCAAGACTTTGTGGTGGAAAAGGAG ggtttGGATCTATGCTGCGAGCACTTGGTGCCCAGATTGAAAAGACCACGAACAGAGAGGCTTGCCGAGATCTCAGTGGAAGGAGACTTCGAGATGTCAATCATGAAAAAGC GATGGCTGAATGGGTAAAGCAGCAAGCAGAAcgagaagcagaaaaagagcaaaggcGCTTGGAAAGGCTGCAGCGGAAACTTGCGGAGCCAAAGCACTTTTTCACAAATCCAGACTACCAGCAGCAGTGTCATGAAATGGCTGAGCGGCTAGAAGATTCGGTTCTTAAAG gattgCAGGCTTCTTCAAGCAAAATAGTGTCACCAGAAAGTGGCGATAGTCGGAAGCGTCCAGGTGAATCTGGAAAGAATGGAACAAaatctcaaaaaagaaaatgtttttg GCTGGGATTAGAAGGATTGGATGATCGTGACAGTTCGGATAGTGATGATGACAATGAAGATGACTCCCCTTATGCATGTGACAGAAGTTGTCCGTCAGGCAGCAGATGTAATGAAAATGCTGGAAATTCAAATGAATGTTCAAGCAGCCCTGTGGATTTGGTAGATGACAGTCCAGGTACCAGCACAACTGAGAAACTTCTGGAGCAGCCAGAAGGTACTCGAAGAGGTCTGCAAGAAGAGAATCATGCAAGTGGGCAAACTGAAATTCCagctgatgaaaataaaatgacaaagcTGTTGAAGGAAGAGGCCCAAGAAAAGAATGAGGTAACTGAAGTTctgaaagaagaggaacaagaaaatgtttcttctaagGCACAGGAAACAAACCAGATACAGAGCACA gagGTGGAACCAATAGACCTACTGGCCTTCCACTCTGCTGCTGAGATGGAAGCCCTGGGCTTGGACAAACTGAAGATGGAATTGATGTCTTTAGGACTGAAATGTGGAGGCACTTTAAAGGAAAGAGCGGCAAGGCTTTTCTCAGTGAGAGGTCTGTCTAGAGACCAGATTGATCCTGCCTTATTTGCAAAGCCctctaaagggaaaaaaaagtga